The Ovis aries strain OAR_USU_Benz2616 breed Rambouillet chromosome 6, ARS-UI_Ramb_v3.0, whole genome shotgun sequence genome includes a window with the following:
- the CSN2 gene encoding beta-casein precursor (The RefSeq protein has 1 substitution compared to this genomic sequence) codes for MKVLILXCLVALALAREQEELNVVGETVESLSSSEESITHINKKIEKFQSEEQQQTEDELQDKIHPFAQAQSLVYPFTGPIPNSLPQNILPLTQTPVVVPPFLQPEIMGVPKVKETMVPKHKEMPFPKYPVEPFTESQSLTLTDVEKLHLPLPLVQSWMHQPPQPLPPTVMFPPQSVLSLSQPKVLPVPQKAVPQRDMPIQAFLLYQEPVLGPVRGPFPILV; via the exons ATGAAGGTCCTCATCCTTGCCTGTCTGGTGGCTCTGGCCCTTGCAAGAGag caGGAAGAACTCAATGTAGTCGGTGAG acTGTGGAAAGCCTTTCAAGCAGTGAG gaaTCTATTACACACATCAATAAG aaaatTGAGAAGTTTCAAAGTGAGGAACAACAGCAAACAGAG gaTGAACTCCAGGATAAAATCCACCCCTTTGCCCAGGCACAGTCTCTAGTCTATCCCTTCACTGGGCCCATCCCTAACAGCCTCCCACAAAACATCCTGCCTCTTACTCAAACCCCTGTGGTGGTGCCGCCTTTCCTTCAGCCTGAAATAATGGGAGTCCCCAAAGTGAAGGAGACTATGGTTCCTAAGCACAAGGAAATGCCCTTCCCTAAATATCCAGTTGAGCCCTTTACTGAAAGCCAGAGCCTGACTCTCACTGATGTTGAAAAGCTGCACCTTCCTCTGCCTCTGGTCCAGTCTTGGATGCACCAGCCTCCCCAGCCTCTTCCTCCAACCGTCATGTTTCCTCCTCAGTCCGTGCTGTCCCTTTCTCAGCCCAAAGTTCTGCCTGTTCCCCAGAAAGCAGTGCCCCAGAGAGATATGCCCATCCAGGCCTTTCTGCTGTACCAGGAGCCTGTACTTGGTCCTGTCCGGGGACCCTTCCCTATTCTT gtctAA